The Primulina huaijiensis isolate GDHJ02 chromosome 10, ASM1229523v2, whole genome shotgun sequence region CGCTGGCTTCAAGCTCTCCATTGTTGGATTTAATGCGCTTTGTCTGGTGGGAGAGACCAGAGTTTCAGTTGCCTTAATCATACAAATACCGCTCTCTTTTCCTCTTCAATATTGCATTTCTCCTTTTACCTTTTCCCCCTTTTCTGATCGTAATCCTTTTGTATTCTTGAGAAATTGTAGAACTAGAGGACAAAACCCACTTCAATTTTCACtctttttctttgatttgatgGATCTATAGATTTAAAGCCccttccgctttcagatctttTCTTGATCAACTCTCGAGGTAACTTCTTTGGCGTTTTTTTCAACATCCGCCCTTACCTGTGTAAGTTTCGATTGGAAAAGCTGTGGTGTATGATCGATGGTTGCTCGAGGGTTTTTGTGGTTCCATGAagttggggttttttttttgttcttttgcaaatttcatttcttgattttttttattagagttGGTCGTTCTAGAATTTGAACTACCTGGGCCAACTTAGAAAATGTTAGTTTGACCATTGTTGAGACCTTCACATTCCGTTTTCCTTGCTTTTGAATTTCCTTGATATCTATTTCTTTATATATTAAATCTGTATGGCTTTGAAAGATATTCGTTTTTGGTTTTCTTATTGCCTTTCTCAACTGAATCAAACTTAATTTCGCAATCTTTAtacatttctattttttatttttcattgtgaGACTGTTGATGTTCTGATTCAAACCCGTTTGTTTGTATTACGCTAGATTTTAGTGCGTATGCTCTGTGCTTGCTGACAACGAGGAATTGTTACGAGGTTAGAAATTCGAGGTTTATTTTGGATGGTGTTTTGGATGAGATGAGGGATGTTTTCAGGcttattgaaatatttgaggGCCTGTTTTCGGCCAAACTCGGACCGATATATTCACTCTGGTTCGGATTCTGGGGGTCGGCAAGATGGTCTTTTATGGTATAAGGACTCCGGGCAACATTGCAATGGAGATTTTTCAATGGCTGTAGTTCAAGCCAATAATTTACTTGAGGATCAAAGTCAACTTGAGTCTGGCTCTCTGAGCTTGAATGATTCAGGGCCATATGGTACTTTTGTCGGGATTTATGATGGACATGGCGGCCCCGAAACTTCACGCTTCATCAACGAGCATCTCTTTCAACATCTAAAGAGTAAGTCTTTTTCATGTCATTAGAGTTTTGAGTTGCTATAAGCTTTGATCACTGTTGTCAAAAATCACTTCTATAAAAAGGTTGAGCATTTTAACAGTCCCTTCAATTTCCAACGTGTAAGTTGGAAACCGGGGAATATTTATAAAGCTCAGAATAAGTGAATAACAATTAAGAGAAACCTGATAAAATATGAATGCGATTATCTGCTGAATTCTTTGATCTTGTGACCTCCTGCTTGGAGGCCATGTAACCAAATGCTCGAGTTTACTTGAACTAGCTAAACAATAATTCATACTTCCACGGTTGCAATGTGTTTTCTGAATAAAGTGGATTGATCATGATGTTGGGGAATCCAAATTTTTTCTAATCAATGCTTGAGATTTCAGGGTTCACTGCCGAAAATCAATCCATGTCAGTTGAAGTGATTCGGAAGGCGTTTCAAGCTACAGAAGATGGATTTTTCTCGGTTGTGAGCAGGCAATGGCCTATGAAACCACAGATAGCAGCGGTCGGCTCTTGCTGCCTTGTTGGAATCATCTGCAATGGGACTCTTTATGTTGCCAGTCTTGGTGATTCGCGTGCTGTTTTAGGTAGACGTGTTAGGGCTACCGAGGAAGTCCTTGCCATTCAACTCTCAGAAGAGCACAATGCGAGCTTTGAATCTGTGAGACGGGAACTGCAATCTCTACACCCTGATGATCCGCAAATTGTTGTTCTCAAGCATAATGTGTGGCGTGTGAAAGGTCTTATACAGGTTGGTTTATTGAAAAGTGTCTGCTTCTTCGTGTCATAACAATCCGTAGTTTAAGAAGCTATTGCTATATATATAGTTACTGAACTAAATATGTTTGTTTTGGATTCCAGATTTCTAGATCGATAGGAGACATTTATTTGAAGAAGGCGGAATACAACAGGGAGCCGTTGTTTGCGAAATTTCGACTCCGGCAACCATTCAAAAGACCAATTTTGAGCTCTGAACCAGCAATTACTGTGCACCAGTTACAATCTCATGATCAGTTCATCATATTCGCATCGGATGGCCTTTGGGAGCATCTTACAAATCAAGAAGCCGTCGATCTGGTCCATAATCATCCGCGGAATGTAAGATTCCGAAGAAAACTCCTATATGTTTTCCTACTTTGTTTCATTTAATGAGGTTGAAAAGGGAATAAACATATAGTAGTCGACTGTATAAGTGAAATATATATGTGATTTCCATGTTGCTTTCCCTTTGACAAACCAAATTAGAAGCTCCTTCGACATTATTGTTGAAGtctaaaaacatttttccttgaAGTTGGAACTTATTTGATAGTGTTTAACAATAGTTTAATATTCGATGTGTGAATTAATCGGTCTTCATCAGCCAGCCAACTAACATCCAGATATAAATATTCAAGATctatttaatgaaatattaagGTGGTTTTGAAGAAATGTGATCTCCTTACATTAAACCATGTTAGAAACCAATTTTCCTAAACGTTTAGATTTCTAGAAGGTAGCTCAAATTTATTCTGATTCCCTGCATTTAGCATATGTCTTCAAACAAAATAAGGCAAGAAAGTAATATAATCCTTTTGCACCTGAATCTTGCAGGGCAGTGCTAGAAGATTAATAAAAACAGCACTTCAAGAGGCGGCAAAGAAGAGAGAGATGAGATACTCGGACTTGAAGAAAATTGATCGTGGGGTGCGTCGCCATTTCCACGATGACATTACAGTTGTGGTTGTATTCCTCGACTCACATCTTGTGAGCAGGGCTACTTCAACCAAGGGTCCTAACCTATCCGTGAAAGGGGGTGGCGTTAATCTTGCTCCAAATGCTCTTGCACCGTTGTCCATGCCTACTTGAAAGAAAACGAGAGCAGTCCTTGAATTCTTTTTGATGTACACTGTAATTTTTACCTCTGAACAAATCCTCGTTGGGATGGATGAGATGTTCACGAAACACTGGAAAAAACAAAACTTATTCGAGGTGATATTCGTCAAAGAAATGTTTCCGAATAGATTtattctctttattttttctttttcatgttTGTATTATTTTTCCCTATTTTCGTATCGTTTATTTACTTGTGTAATAGTTTGATTCTTATTTGAGACAAGTTCCAGCTGTTAAGATCACTGAAACCCAGCAGCTAAATGCCCTGAAAAAAAAATGGTTACAACTTTTTATTCATGTTACTCATTCCTTGCTGATTTCTCGTGTTGTTTATTTGAGTTGAGTTCCACCTATTATCCTTCAATTGGGAAAGTTTGATACTAAAATGAAACACAATAATTTTAGACCattgaaatattattaaattatgtttTGAGTAATTTATCAGATTAATCACAATTAATGAATTCATTTTGAGCctctaaaaaataaaactcgTATGTCATACTCATAGCAActtaaaaaatgaagaaatataTTCTCAAAACTATTTAAAAACTTGCATAAAAAGCAAGAAGCCTTTCAAGCACTTCCCAACTCAGCACCCTTCATTTCCTCCTGAACATCGTCTCTCTGTCCCCGTTATCATTTCACCCTTTCAAATTCATTCTGATTCCTTTGAATATAAAAGAAATCCATGACCCCAAGTGAAACCGTACACAGCAAGCATCAATATTCCATAATCTCTTCCTCGAGCCCCCTACAATTACCTGATTCACCActcactttataaaattcacGAACTGATCTCATAGTTACAAACATATTCTATGTTGTTTATTTGTAAGCGCTAAGTTTAATTTAGTAACTAGTCATTTATAAGtcatgaaaagaaaatgagtgAGGAGAAGGCCTGGTTCACTGGTTTTATTTCCCCCTTAACTCACTTTCTTTAGCGTGTAAATCTTCTTCGTCGTCTTCTTTTGTATTTGCAAATGTTTTCTTTTGTATGTCCTAGGAGATTATATGACTTAGTGAGttgttttcttgatgaaaaGTATATACAGCTTTGTTTTCCTCTTAGAGGTTGTCCGTCAGTTCTCTGAATTCCAAGAGCCAAGTTGAAGTCGACAACTTTTCTTTTCTTGGCACAAAAACATCCCTTTTCAAACCCATGATACGTAAAAGAAATCAACCACAACCCATCATGTTCTTGCCCACCTATGGGAGAATTACACCAGAAAGGGACACGGGTTGTGTTGCCTGCCTCAAGATTAGAACAAGAAGAGGAAGTAGTTTCGATATGTAGAGAAAGAAAATAACGAATCAAGCTAGCTAGGGAAAAACGAAATGCTCTTGCAGATACTCATCACAGACATTGCATGCCAATCCTGGTATGGATCAGTTTCAGCAGCGATAAATCCCTTTGTTCCTCGCCACTTTTCCACCCATTTCTCCAGAAAGAAAACGTAGAatccaactttttaaatttgtttcttcggCAAACACTAACGTCTAAACTAATCCAATTATCCAATTTACGATcttttttttagttaattatttcaaaacaaGATGGTTCATTTCTAATAATGAATCAAATAATGGAATTTCTTATATTCATCTCCGAGTTCAAAAGTGAAAAACTGTCTGCCATTAATCGATCAGATCAGATACTTGGCTTTCGAAAGTGTTATTTTACGTGTTCGCACCAATCATGTCCAAGACTAAAATTCGAGATAGGAATTATATGTATGTCATCCATTTGAAAAGGTCACACACTTGTCCCATTTACGAGTGTGGCATGTTTAGCCACGATAGACGAACAAAGTAATGTAAGGAGCGTAGAAAGTCGAGTATAGTCAATGGATTAAAGGCGAGATTTGAAACATGGATTTgacatatataaattaattttattgttctattaaaaaaaagcccagaaaaatttaattattattacttaTTAAGAAGCATCCGCAAACTCTCAGTGCACGTGTAGTCTTCATGAATCTATGCATGTTGGATTTGAATATTTGTATGTATTCAtagatttttgttttctttttctttggttAGAATTACGGTGTTTGTGACAATGGTTTTGTTTTGACTACAAATACGTGATAAGATATCATAAAACTAATTATTTTGTGTCCACtaacattttctattttggaTTTTGATGCACTAAGTTCGATTTTTTCGACACATTTCGTTGAAGTGTTGATGTGACATCGAAAACGATTACATGACATTAAAAAGTGTTGATGTTGCGTCGAAAATTTCTGAGTTGACCGAGTTCACGTCAACAATTGAATCAAAATaatcgaaaattaaaaattgatataccaaaaccaaattttgaaaatctaaTAGATCATAATCCAAAATTAGACAAGTCGATAGGAAAAAATCattgttttaaagtttaaaattcaaatttgaccAACATCATTGACTTAATCCCAAATATCCATTAATAATATACATAGTTAAATTGATTTACGGAATATGTCTAATGCTTGCTTATTTGTCAATAATGTCCAAAAGAATATGCGAAGGGGCTGCCCTGTCAAAGTGGGTCCCACGAAAGCTTTGTACCTGATACGTGCCCTCAGATTAAATCAAATTGTAAATTGTGCAGCGATGGTTGTACACTGCTTTTCCCTGTATGAGCAGTTGTACAATTAATGGCGATTCATAAATATCAATAGCTGTAAATGACGAAGGGATTACACATC contains the following coding sequences:
- the LOC140986316 gene encoding probable protein phosphatase 2C 60, with protein sequence MFSGLLKYLRACFRPNSDRYIHSGSDSGGRQDGLLWYKDSGQHCNGDFSMAVVQANNLLEDQSQLESGSLSLNDSGPYGTFVGIYDGHGGPETSRFINEHLFQHLKRFTAENQSMSVEVIRKAFQATEDGFFSVVSRQWPMKPQIAAVGSCCLVGIICNGTLYVASLGDSRAVLGRRVRATEEVLAIQLSEEHNASFESVRRELQSLHPDDPQIVVLKHNVWRVKGLIQISRSIGDIYLKKAEYNREPLFAKFRLRQPFKRPILSSEPAITVHQLQSHDQFIIFASDGLWEHLTNQEAVDLVHNHPRNGSARRLIKTALQEAAKKREMRYSDLKKIDRGVRRHFHDDITVVVVFLDSHLVSRATSTKGPNLSVKGGGVNLAPNALAPLSMPT